The sequence GGCGTGGCGGGCGTCTGCAATCTGTACAATTTCGTTTGCGACTGCTGCTGCCAGTTGTGACACGGTGTGCCCATTGTTTGTTTCCCCatctgcaaaatatatatatttgtacgaACCAAGCATGGATATTAAACGCATTAACCGCCTTCCTAAACGTGGAGAAACCTACCTGACACTGGTACATGTTCCTCGGACTTTGATTACAGTCCGGCAGCGGGATCAGATTGGCCAAATTGCTGAAAATGGCTGTCTGACTCACTTCTTGATGAGTCGTTAactaacaaaaaaaatttctcATTAGAAAATGAGTAATgaagattattataaagaattttatacagggtgtttcctctaactgtagcacttagaatatctctgcttcctttgatgatatgaaaaaagtgaaaggacgaaaattgttcgattcaaagagactagtactctggtaagaaaattatttttcttaatgtgacctttcacaagatatcaaggtcatgaacatttttttaaatgagatggtatattttccttaacgaaatgatgtagcttgtaaaaaaacaaattcaaccatacagaatatgttgaccttcaaatgactttgaaccacaaaaatcacgtttaggaaaagaaactctatttattgtatgtataactgtcggaatatcgcgataaacttgatatgcgagaaagaattcagcgtgcgtgcaccgcaattactccggaatctctcaaaaacgtaaaacaatcgtttattcatcgaattcgaaagtgtatggaagtaaacggtgatcatttcgaacatctgtaaaaaaggcgtatctttgtagttatacatacaatagagtttcttttcctaaacgtgatttttgtggttcaaagtcatttgaaggtcaacatattctgtatggttgaatttgtttttttacaagctacatcatttcgtttacatttcgttaaggaaaatataccatctcatttaaaaaaatgttcatgaccttgatatcttgtgaaaggtcacattaagaaaaataattttcttaccagagtactagtctctttgaatcgaacaattttcgtcctttgacttttttcatatcatcaaaggaagcagagatattctaagtgctagagttagaggaaacaccctgtatataacatatatttacgCCTTCATATGCTTCTTCAGGAATCACGCAGATATCCATGTAGATCTGCTCGAACGTTCCGATAAGTTCAGTCTTCTGCGCGGCTAGGTTTATCACCGGCCTCATCATCCTGGCCGCATTGGTGAACAGGAACAATCCCGGGTACTGAGCCGGGACCGTCTTCTTCGGCACCAGCGCGATCTCCAGTGTCGACGGTACCTGAAGAGGAAAGAAACGCGTGAGGCAACACGTACGTAACAGCTAGCTCAAGTCTGTTTAAAAGGACATTGAGCGTTCACTCACTTCCTTGCCCTCTATCTTGAGCATCCTCATCTTGTAAACTACTTTATTGATAATCTTGTCCTCGATCAGACCGATCAACTTTCCGTCCAGCATCACGGTGTACGAGTTCTTCCAATCATCCGCGATCGACAGCGGCATCATTCCCAGGTCTATCAGCACCGTGGGCAGTGCGGCTTTCAGTTTCGCACACGGATGCTTCGTCACGATGCAGTTTATCGTCAAGTGATTGAGCAAACCGCATGGTGCACCGTCAGGTGTGTGGATAGGGCAGATAAATCCTGCGAATTACGATTATCATCTATTACACAGTTCAACAAACAAAATACACCGGAACGAGACTAGtcgtttcttatagttttttggatgctgaacaggaatccggtttccaaattgctccatcacgtcacaattttgagaaatttgcaattaaagatgcaaaagggctattttgacgaattgcatcatattatagctacaaaatgtgacgtgctggagatgtttaattacaatgaaaataaagtatgttaGTAAGACTTTCAATCctcaaaaggaatttttggtGTCGGTTATGgtttataagatatttatggTTAAATATGAGGTGTATTGTTAGAGAAGTTAACTGTGACTTAGGTCATTGACaattatctttcaattatGTTCCCTTAAACTTAAGtgttttttaagtcgctgaataCGAAATATATGTAACGTTGTGTGTTTAATTGTTTGTTACGTCGTAAATAactaaaatgtttttctgCTAAGTGCcatttatctaatataattaacttttaagcTGTAAAAGCAGGATGCTTCCAAGTtaagaacatttatatatactctCGGTTCATGATTTTTAAATGCGAGTATGTATCACAGGGCAACATCTAGCGGCAAGACGCGAACTAAACTGACCCGAGTTATTTGTATTCCCATATACTCCATATATAACCATGGATATCTTATGAACCATAACCGACaccaaaaattccttttgagGATTGAAAGTCTTACtaacatactttattttcattgtaattaaacttctccagcacgtcacattttgtagctataatatgatgaagttcgtcaaaatagcccttttttgtacctttaagtgcaaatttctcaaaattgtgacgtgatggagcaatttggaaaccggatccgtgttcagcatccaaaaaactataagaaacgactagtctcgttccggtgttcgaaaaaaagtgattttttgTTGAACAGTGTTATTACAGTGACAACCAGCGTTACAAGAAGCTCTAATAGATTGGCTAATTTTTCTTAGATTTCTAAAAGTTGCAAAGCTTCTTAAATTACCCCACGCATCTGGCTGCAGCCTTCTGGCTTCGGTGGTCCTCATTTCCTGGAAGAACGCGCCCCGATGTATCGCACGGAAGTGACTCATGTAACGCATCCTGTTGATGTTCTCCACGATGATCGTGAGGCCAGAAGTTTGCATGAGGCCCAGACCGGTGGACGACTTTATATTTCCAGTGGACAGGAAGTACTCCATTTGCGCGCCGACGTTGCTCTTGTACTTGGTAACGTTCAGCATCTCCTCTGAACAAACGCGTAGACAAATACGTTATCCATTATTGTACTCGACTCGAACGCGAGAGCTACGAGTGGAATACTCACGCATAGTCAAGGCGTATCGGTTCCCAGCGCTGGTAGCGCGTTTGAGGATGTACATCTTGAGTCCGGTCAGCCACGAGGAGAGCTTCTCTTTGAGGACCTGCAGATACAGATGCCCACCCAGCAGACACTCGTGCATCATCACGCAATCCATGCCCTCGACGGCGCACTTGTTACCGGCCAGGGAAAATAACTTTTTCGTCATGAATACGAGCAGGTTGAACTTGTCCACGGGGTCGTCGAGATGAACGAAGACGCAATGCCTGGGcagagaaatatgaaatacggCGAGTGAAATGAGGAACAGCCAGTAAACTTGATGACTGAAATGGTGAAATTCAAACCTACTTAATAATGTAATCACAAACGTCTATGTCAGACGCGTCCGAGGGCAGTTCGGTGAACTTGACTTTGAAAAACTTTCCCACGTATGCTTTACACTCCTTGTGCCAGTGTAGATTCTCCTCGTGCAGTTTGAGCATCATATTCTTGATGTTGTTGTTGTAATAGTGATCATCCTCGCATCCAGCGAGCAAGGTCTTGTAGATATATACGTCGATCACGTCCCTCAGGCACTTCAACATCAGTATCAGCGGAACGTAATACGTGGCCTTTTTGTAGGCGAATGATAGCTTTACACTTCCATCGGTCACAAAGTGCAGTACGTTGATCTGCAGAGAATAGATTGACGAAAAATGTGAGACCAAAAATTAATCAGAAAGgaaactattaattataagataaataagatGCGCACAGCGGTGGTATTGTCATCCCGAACGCTCCTCAAAAAAATACCCAGATCGCTGAACTCTTCGCCAGAAGATTTCCAGGTTGGCCTCTGGACTGCGATAGGATAGTTCCGCCGAGTCATTACCAATATACGCACGAGCCGCTCCAATCCtctgattataaaatatccaccCCACTCTTGTTCGTGCTCACCGTGAGCAATTAAGTTCTTAGGGCTCATTTTGTTAAGATGACATCGATTAGACTGTAAATGTACCATGCATCTCAATATAAATTCCAATTTGGCACGAACAGAAGATTTTCATCAGAAGGTAAGCttccaaataaaaaaaaaacaagactCTATGATTAAATTCAGAGAGGCAAAGTATAGGAATGTATTCAATTCAGATTcatcttgaatttttatcCTTTGCAGTCAATCACATTTCAAGTTTACCTTAACCATAATTGGGATCTCTCCTAAATCTTTCTCCAGGGATTCCTGTTCTTGATCATTGATGAACCACCTGAGCCTCACCGTTATATTACCCTTGTAAGTAGCACCCCTCTGCCGACACTCTGTCGGGTATATTTTGTGATTCTTTACACCGATTGTATTGAGAGGTACTGTAGGATGTTCAATACGCACATCGTCCAACTGGAGGACTACTTTGTCACCGTTAGGAAGAGTTAAATATACTGGCGCATTGTCTCTTATACTTTCGCAGAGACCTTCTTCTAACATATAATTGAAAGAGTCGACGTGAGGTGCACCCAAGGACTGCAAAAactgaaacaaataaaaaatttacgtCAGAACTcgtatcaaaatttaaaaacgttattctttctcttttttctctttaacgCCTGAGTGCACGAGTAGTTAAACAATTCGTGCAACACGAAGAAACGTTTCATGTACCGGTTCACTCGTTACTGTGTTTAGGAGCATACTCACATCATTCTGTTCAGGGTTGGGCATTTTGGCGCTGCGAGTACTTTTCTACATTTCCTACGTATGAAAGCGTATAATGCGGTTAGAACATGTATAAAACGGATCAAAGGGCACGAAGTAATAGTAAGGAGATCTAGATAGCGTGGAGAGAAGAAAAGTGGCAGCGAAAAATGTTCCGCACGTGGCCAAGTTCGCTGAATGGGAGAACCATGCAGAACCATGGTGGAAGAATACAAGGTGTAGCATTGCGCATAATGGCCGGCCGAAGAACAGACAGccaatcaaatttttatccaGAATGTGACGccatatttaaatgtaacatCAGTGTAGTCTGTACGGTTTGACAAAACtgcaaacaaaataaaaaaatttgtatctatAATACGAAAactcataaattaataaaaatatgtaatatttattaaactaataattaaaaaaatcaattattacatTGATTTATAAATCGTAAAGATACTGTGAATAAggaattaaaaagtattattaagtatacaaaaataattattacttgtATTGTAAACTGTAAAAACATTACTCCTGACATGAtcgcatatttttaaaactgttttaaGTTTATTACGATAAACTATAGTAATAGAAGAGCCTTTATAGCATCTAAGGGAGTCCTAATTTCTATACTCTGAAATCTAAGattggactatgaatactattCTAAGAAAAGAACTTGtagaaatgtaatttataataccaAAGAAAGTAGAAAgggatattatattataatataacaactaACAGTGCTTTTATATTATCGATCAGCTTTgcgatacattattttaatgcttcAATGAGAACACGTTTCAGTGGCGAGTATATTGCAGAATACTATGATAATACATATTCCTAATTGTCCT comes from Ooceraea biroi isolate clonal line C1 chromosome 8, Obir_v5.4, whole genome shotgun sequence and encodes:
- the LOC105275041 gene encoding DNA-directed RNA polymerase I subunit RPA2 isoform X2; the protein is MVKSNRCHLNKMSPKNLIAHGEHEQEWGGYFIIRGLERLVRILVMTRRNYPIAVQRPTWKSSGEEFSDLGIFLRSVRDDNTTAINVLHFVTDGSVKLSFAYKKATYYVPLILMLKCLRDVIDVYIYKTLLAGCEDDHYYNNNIKNMMLKLHEENLHWHKECKAYVGKFFKVKFTELPSDASDIDVCDYIIKHCVFVHLDDPVDKFNLLVFMTKKLFSLAGNKCAVEGMDCVMMHECLLGGHLYLQVLKEKLSSWLTGLKMYILKRATSAGNRYALTMQEMLNVTKYKSNVGAQMEYFLSTGNIKSSTGLGLMQTSGLTIIVENINRMRYMSHFRAIHRGAFFQEMRTTEARRLQPDAWGFICPIHTPDGAPCGLLNHLTINCIVTKHPCAKLKAALPTVLIDLGMMPLSIADDWKNSYTVMLDGKLIGLIEDKIINKVVYKMRMLKIEGKEVPSTLEIALVPKKTVPAQYPGLFLFTNAARMMRPVINLAAQKTELIGTFEQIYMDICVIPEEAYEGLTTHQEVSQTAIFSNLANLIPLPDCNQSPRNMYQCQMGKQTMGTPCHNWQQQSQTKLYRLQTPATPLFRPVHYDKIKMDDFPMGTNAIIAVISYTGYDMEDAMVINKSSFERGFGHGTVYKSEFVDLNDKKSYFARDPTKPDLAKTLDVDGLPMPGARIKENDAYYCYYDADKSRYVIGKYKSTENTYVDSVKLCGTLNAQEVQRACITFRVPRNPTVGDKFASRAGQKGILSRLYPVEDLPFTETGMVPDIIFNPHGFPSRMTIAMMYEVMAGKSAAVHGLIHDATPFKFDEENMAVDYFGKLLELGGYNYYGTERMYSGIYGNEMTASIFFGIVHYQRLRHMVSDKWQVRSTGPVDILTRQPIKGRRRGGGVRFGEMERDALISHGCSYLLQDRLFHCSDKITTLACTKCGSLLGPEIVAERYYQHKKCRLCGADSSVREIEIPYIFRFLLIQLASCNINIKLNFTRK
- the LOC105275041 gene encoding DNA-directed RNA polymerase I subunit RPA2 isoform X1, with amino-acid sequence MPNPEQNDFLQSLGAPHVDSFNYMLEEGLCESIRDNAPVYLTLPNGDKVVLQLDDVRIEHPTVPLNTIGVKNHKIYPTECRQRGATYKGNITVRLRWFINDQEQESLEKDLGEIPIMVKSNRCHLNKMSPKNLIAHGEHEQEWGGYFIIRGLERLVRILVMTRRNYPIAVQRPTWKSSGEEFSDLGIFLRSVRDDNTTAINVLHFVTDGSVKLSFAYKKATYYVPLILMLKCLRDVIDVYIYKTLLAGCEDDHYYNNNIKNMMLKLHEENLHWHKECKAYVGKFFKVKFTELPSDASDIDVCDYIIKHCVFVHLDDPVDKFNLLVFMTKKLFSLAGNKCAVEGMDCVMMHECLLGGHLYLQVLKEKLSSWLTGLKMYILKRATSAGNRYALTMQEMLNVTKYKSNVGAQMEYFLSTGNIKSSTGLGLMQTSGLTIIVENINRMRYMSHFRAIHRGAFFQEMRTTEARRLQPDAWGFICPIHTPDGAPCGLLNHLTINCIVTKHPCAKLKAALPTVLIDLGMMPLSIADDWKNSYTVMLDGKLIGLIEDKIINKVVYKMRMLKIEGKEVPSTLEIALVPKKTVPAQYPGLFLFTNAARMMRPVINLAAQKTELIGTFEQIYMDICVIPEEAYEGLTTHQEVSQTAIFSNLANLIPLPDCNQSPRNMYQCQMGKQTMGTPCHNWQQQSQTKLYRLQTPATPLFRPVHYDKIKMDDFPMGTNAIIAVISYTGYDMEDAMVINKSSFERGFGHGTVYKSEFVDLNDKKSYFARDPTKPDLAKTLDVDGLPMPGARIKENDAYYCYYDADKSRYVIGKYKSTENTYVDSVKLCGTLNAQEVQRACITFRVPRNPTVGDKFASRAGQKGILSRLYPVEDLPFTETGMVPDIIFNPHGFPSRMTIAMMYEVMAGKSAAVHGLIHDATPFKFDEENMAVDYFGKLLELGGYNYYGTERMYSGIYGNEMTASIFFGIVHYQRLRHMVSDKWQVRSTGPVDILTRQPIKGRRRGGGVRFGEMERDALISHGCSYLLQDRLFHCSDKITTLACTKCGSLLGPEIVAERYYQHKKCRLCGADSSVREIEIPYIFRFLLIQLASCNINIKLNFTRK